The Terriglobia bacterium genome has a window encoding:
- a CDS encoding antibiotic biosynthesis monooxygenase: MFSRNVSMRLKPNTLSAFTQTLEKEVLPVLRKQPGFRDEIAFESEGGINVTVISLWDSKEQAETYEKAAFPAVLKSFEKMLDGAPTVRVSTVISSTLHKLAIVMAA, translated from the coding sequence ATGTTTTCCCGCAACGTCTCCATGCGTTTGAAGCCCAATACCCTGAGTGCGTTCACCCAGACATTAGAAAAAGAAGTCCTCCCAGTGCTGCGAAAACAGCCGGGGTTCCGTGACGAGATCGCTTTCGAATCCGAGGGCGGGATCAATGTGACTGTGATCAGTCTGTGGGACAGCAAGGAACAAGCTGAAACCTACGAAAAGGCTGCTTTCCCCGCCGTACTGAAGAGCTTTGAAAAAATGCTCGACGGTGCGCCTACGGTGCGAGTCTCGACCGTCATCAGCTCCACGCTTCACAAGCTTGCCATCGTCATGGCAGCGTAA
- a CDS encoding DUF2934 domain-containing protein: MLRTPAAAPSHNEISQRAYELYERGGRQDGRDQRDWFTAEREMLVGRK; the protein is encoded by the coding sequence ATGCTCCGGACGCCGGCAGCAGCCCCCTCACACAATGAGATAAGTCAGCGGGCTTATGAATTGTATGAACGCGGTGGACGTCAAGACGGCAGGGATCAGCGAGACTGGTTCACTGCCGAACGGGAGATGCTCGTCGGACGCAAGTAA